In Cucurbita pepo subsp. pepo cultivar mu-cu-16 unplaced genomic scaffold, ASM280686v2 Cp4.1_scaffold000844, whole genome shotgun sequence, a genomic segment contains:
- the LOC111785925 gene encoding uncharacterized protein LOC111785925, with the protein MVEFPNAAAVDDGDMDDGMRCNYHPYRSNQGGICALCLQDKLGKLVSSSSPLPLRPSSSSSSSSSFRSDFATAAAGGGFSAASSLKFQPDNDHHAARTRISFLSKKKKMQQQQQVEVGFRRSKSTTAPARGRLMEQNDGEVYSHKNRGWIWSLFDLSTKSHSSRKIDHSSKIASLPTTTIAAATSVKQKEKCTETFKDFSSTVEEDGGGDDSPNSSQATASVSSFEQKVSRSRSVGCGSRRFSGDFLERIAGFGDCTLRRVESHREGKPKTTSTATTAVHDGSEYLKERVKCGGLFGGFMIQTSSSFSSASSSYRVSSSSGEEGRFPAYGQRRSKNRGWAFGSPRTAMAKASSSSSEGKRDSSQKNSSTPNLDAIPSFLPLRI; encoded by the coding sequence ATGGTCGAATTTCCGAACGCCGCCGCCGTGGATGACGGCGATATGGACGACGGTATGAGGTGTAATTACCATCCTTATCGGAGCAATCAAGGAGGGATTTGCGCTTTATGTCTCCAAGACAAGCTCGGAAAATTagtctcttcctcttctcctctTCCACTCCGaccttcctcttcctcttcttcctcctcttccttcaGATCTGATTTCGCCACCGCTGCCGCCGGCGGGGGTTTTTCTGCTGCTTCGTCGCTTAAATTTCAGCCCGACAATGATCATCACGCGGCAAGGACACGAATCTCTTTTCtgtcgaagaagaagaagatgcagcagcagcagcaggtGGAGGTGGGTTTTCGCCGGAGTAAATCGACGACGGCTCCGGCGAGAGGGAGGTTAATGGAGCAGAACGACGGCGAAGTTTATAGCCATAAAAACAGAGGATGGATTTGGTCTCTGTTTGATCTCTCTACCAAATCCCATTCTTCGAGGAAAATCGATCATAGTTCGAAGATCGCGTCGCTTCCGACCACCACGATCGCCGCCGCGACATCGGTGAAGCAGAAGGAAAAATGTACGGAAACGTTTAAGGATTTCTCCAGCACAGTGGAGGAAGATGGCGGTGGTGACGACAGTCCGAATAGCAGTCAAGCCACCGCGTCGGTCTCGTCGTTTGAACAAAAGGTGTCGAGATCCAGATCCGTCGGTTGCGGAAGCCGGCGTTTCTCCGGCGACTTTTTAGAAAGAATCGCCGGCTTCGGCGACTGTACGCTGCGGAGAGTGGAGTCTCACAgggagggaaaacccaaaacaacCTCCACCGCAACAACCGCCGTGCACGACGGCAGTGAATACCTGAAGGAGCGAGTGAAATGCGGCGGTTTATTCGGGGGGTTCATGATTCAGACATCGTCGTCTTTTTCTTCCGCTTCGTCATCGTACCGGGTATCATCGTCCTCCGGCGAAGAGGGGAGGTTCCCGGCGTACGGACAGCGGCGGAGCAAGAACAGAGGGTGGGCATTTGGTAGCCCGAGGACAGCCATGGCGAAGGCGTCGTCTTCATCCTCAGAAGGGAAAAGAGATTCGTCACAGAAAAATTCATCCACTCCAAATTTGGACGCCATTCCTTCATTTCTCCCTCTAAGAATCTGA